The following are encoded together in the Hoplias malabaricus isolate fHopMal1 chromosome 3, fHopMal1.hap1, whole genome shotgun sequence genome:
- the parp3 gene encoding protein mono-ADP-ribosyltransferase PARP3 — protein sequence MPPKKRAAPAAKARGKKMKEEPKTPVKDKFTSAKEALKATGPQTCSKRKPDSFCSLSNAEVHEDYDCMLNQTNIGHNNNKFYVIQVIVQGGKYYCWTRWGRVGESGQNNLAGPSNADTAIKNFEKKFKDKTKNTWSDRENFVSHSGKYTLIEVDGDQDAEVKADVVDCGAVTEKNILPCTLDNTTQRLIKFIFNNDMFKEAMKDMNLDIKKMPLGKLSKHQIAKGFEALEEIEDAINKKCNENKLAELTSKFFTIIPHNFGRTRPPVINDSSILQSKKEMLLVLADIEVAQSLKAESEKAKEEMVETVPHPADQDYQSLKCNLTLLDKKSKEYKIIEKYLNSTARGLILVDVWTVDRENEAARFHENDHLENRKLLWHGTNVAVVAAILKSGLRIMPHSGGRVGRGIYFASENEKSACYVRPSNNIGIMFLNEVALGREHTITVDDCNLREAPNGYDSVVARGKREPDPSKDVFIELDGKKVTVPQGKAIDQPQYQNSNFYNSEYLIYKESQCRIRYLLELRFSY from the exons ATGCCACCTAAGAAGAGAGCAGCACCTGCAGCTAAAGCAAGAGGAAAGAAGATGAAGGAAGAGCCTAAAACACCAGTTAAAGACAAATTCACTTCTGCTAAAGAAGCTCTGAAGGCCACAGGACCTCAGACTTGTTCCAAGAGGAAACCAGACAGCTTTTGTAGTTTATCAAATGCTGAG GTGCATGAAGATTATGACTGTATGCTGAACCAGACAAACATAGGgcataacaacaacaaatttTATGTAATTCAAGTTATAGTCCAAGGAGGAAAGTACTATTGTTGGACAAGATGGGGCAGAGTG ggaGAGTCAGGACAGAACAATTTAGCTGGCCCTTCAAATGCTGATACTGCCATTAAGAACTTTGAGAAGAAATTCAAAGACAAGACGAAGAACACTTGGAGTGATCGGGAAAACTTTGTTTCTCATTCAGGGAAGTACACTCTTATTGAGGTGGATGGGGATCAGGATGCTGAAGTGAAG GCTGATGTTGTAGATtgtggagctgtgacagagaagAACATACTGCCTTGTACACTGGACAACACCACTCAAAGACTTATAAAGTTCATCTTCAATAATGACATGTTTAAAGAGGCCATGAAGGACATGAACCTAG ATATTAAGAAGATGCCGCTGGGGAAGCTGAGTAAGCATCAGATTGCTAAAGGCTTTGAGGCATTAGAAGAGATTGAGGATgccataaataaaaaatgtaatgaaaataaGCTAGCAGAGCTCACATCCAAGTTCTTCACCATTATTCCACATAACTTCGGCCGCACTAGACCACCTGTCATCAATGATAGTTCCATTCTTCAGAGCAAGAAAGAAATGCTTTTG GTGTTGGCAGATATAGAGGTCGCTCAAAGCCTTAAAGCTGAGTCCGAAAAGGCTAAAGAGGAGATGGTTGAGACAGTGCCTCATCCAGCAGACCAGGATTACCAGTCTCTCAAATGCAATCTTACACTGCTGGATAAGAAGTCCAAAGAATATAAG ATCATAGAGAAGTACCTGAACTCAACTGCCCGTGGACTCATCTTAGTGGATGTATGGACGGTTGACAGAGAAAATGAG GCAGCGCGTTTCCATGAGAATGATCATTTGGAGAACCGGAAGCTGCTATGGCATGGCACTAATGTGGCAGTAGTTGCGGCCATTTTGAAAAGTGGGCTTCGCATAATGCCTCACTCTGGTGGACGAGTGGGCAGAGGGATCTACTTTGCATCAGAAAATGAGAAATCTGCTTGCTATG taCGTCCTTCCAACAATATTGGAATCATGTTTCTGAATGAAGTTGCTCTGGGAAGGGAACATACCATCACTGTAGATGACTGTAACCTTAGAGAGGCTCCTAATGGCTACGACAGTGTGGTAGCACGTGGAAAACGAGAACCAG aTCCCTCAAAAGATGTATTCATTGAGTTGGATGGGAAGAAGGTGACAGTTCCACAGGGAAAAGCCATAGACCAGCCTCAATACCAAAACAGCAATTTCTACAACAGTGAGTATCTAATTTATAAAGAAAGCCAGTGCCGCATCCGCTACCTCCTGGAGCTCCGTTTCAGCTACTAA